A DNA window from Theobroma cacao cultivar B97-61/B2 chromosome 5, Criollo_cocoa_genome_V2, whole genome shotgun sequence contains the following coding sequences:
- the LOC108662276 gene encoding probable LRR receptor-like serine/threonine-protein kinase At3g47570, whose translation MKLTCLFFQGILLLWMSSCSESAMIPAFANESDRLALLDFKNRVTQDPLHVMDSWNNSVHFCSWVGVTCSPSNGRVVILNLKGQKLVGSIPPSIGNLTFLTRINLVNNNFRGEIPQEIGRLLRLQHLNLSYNSFGGQIPTNLTQCTELAIIHIGFNGLIGQIPDQLASLSKLEFLVLQVNNLTGTIPAWIGNFSSLHALSLAQNNLQGTIPDELGQLSGLGGFHLYGNYLSGIIPPSIYNISSIYYFSVTQNQLQGHLPPDVGLTLPNLEIFAGGVNNFTGTIPVSLSNASRLQIIDFAENGLTGTIPGNLGNLEDLIRLNFDDNKLGTGKIGDLSFFGSLTNISALEVLGLSGNRFGGELPSSIANLSDKLKIFTIGRNLIHGSIPVGIGNLVNLNSLGMEGNQLEGTLPDVLGKLQNLEGLQLNYNRFSGSMPFSLGNLTALTRLFMDENRFEGSIPPSLGNCQNLLELNFSSNNLSGTIPREILALSSLSISLSMSHNSLSGSIPVEVGNLNILAELDLAENRLSGEIPSSLASCISLERLYLEGNAFEGTIPLSLKSLRGLEEIDLSRNNLSGQIPEFLSKILFLKHLNLSHNDFDGEVSQAGIFGNASAFSVVGNNKLCGGVQDLHLPTCTRKSPGRRLAPKVVIPVTGAVIFVVLLLCSYASYHRVRNSGNQSNASFSKEWQLCMSYSDIVKATDGFSEENLIGSGSFGSVYKGTISRDETVVAIKVLNLQQQGASRSFIDECNALRSVRHRNLLKIITACSTVDHQGNDFKALVFEFMPNGNLDQWLHPGGNDQYQSMRLSLIQRLNIAIDIASALDYLHHHCVTPIVHCDLKPSNVLLDENITAHVGDFGLARFIFDSSSNASRSQTMSVRLKGSMGYIPPEYGMGGQVSIHGDTYSYGILLLEMLTGKRPTDDSFEDDLGICEFVDRALPGHVMDIVDRSMLFEEENVHKKVRGNREDYVEERALIKNQDSHVSSIRRREECLVSMMKIGLSCAATLPSERMTMTVVVNNLLDIKAALVEISGF comes from the exons ATGAAGCTTACTTGTTTGTTCTTTCAGGGGATTTTACTTTTGTGGATGAGTTCATGTTCGGAATCTGCAATGATACCTGCTTTTGCAAATGAATCTGATCGATTAGCTTTGCTTGATTTCAAAAATCGGGTAACTCAAGATCCTCTTCATGTCATGGACTCATGGAACAATTCGGTTCATTTTTGCAGCTGGGTTGGAGTCACTTGCAGCCCATCGAATGGAAGAGTGGTAATTCTGAACCTGAAGGGTCAAAAGTTAGTTGGCTCCATACCACCTTCCATAGGAAACCTTACATTCCTCACTAGGATCAACCTGGTAAACAATAACTTCCGTGGTGAAATTCCTCAAGAAATCGGTCGTCTGTTGCGCCTGCAGCATCTCAATTTGTCATACAATTCCTTTGGCGGGCAAATTCCTACTAATCTAACTCAGTGTACGGAACTTGCAATAATTCATATTGGTTTCAATGGGTTAATTGGGCAAATTCCAGACCAGCTTGCTTCATTATCGAAGTTGGAATTTCTGGTGCTACAAGTTAACAACCTTACAGGAACAATCCCAGCTTGGATAGgtaatttttcttctcttcatgCTCTTTCACTAGCACAGAATAATTTACAAGGAACCATACCTGATGAACTTGGCCAGCTATCAGGCTTGGGAGGTTTTCATCTTTATGGAAACTATCTGTCTGGTATTATCCCTCCTTCAATTTACAATATTTCCTCTATATACTACTTTTCCGTCACTCAAAACCAGTTGCAGGGACATCTACCACCAGATGTTGGCCTCACTCTTCCTAATCTAGAAATATTTGCTGGTGGTGTTAACAATTTTACAGGAACCATCCCTGTATCATTGTCAAATGCTTCTAGACTTCAGATAATTGACTTTGCAGAAAACGGTCTTACTGGGACCATACCTGGAAATCTTGGAAATCTTGAAGATTTGATTAGACTAAATTTTGACGATAACAAACTTGGAACTGGGAAAATTGGTGACCTAAGCTTTTTCGGTTCCTTGACTAATATTTCTGCTCTAGAAGTATTAGGTCTTTCTGGAAATCGTTTTGGAGGAGAACTGCCTAGCTCCATAGCCAACCTTTCAGacaagttgaaaatttttaccATAGGAAGGAATCTGATTCATGGAAGCATCCCTGTTGGCATTGGAAACCTTGTCAATTTGAACTCTCTAGGAATGGAAGGCAACCAATTAGAAGGTACCTTACCTGATGTTCTTGGGAAGCTTCAAAACTTAGAGGGACTGCAACTGAATTATAATAGATTTTCAGGATCAATGCCATTTTCACTTGGAAATTTAACTGCATTAACTCGGCTCTTTATGGACGAGAATAGATTTGAGGGAAGTATACCTCCAAGCCTGGGAAACTGCCAAAATTTGCTAGAACTAAATTTTTCTAGTAATAATCTCAGTGGTACCATACCTAGAGAGATTCTGGCTCTTTCTTCCCTTTCAATTTCTTTGTCCATGTCTCATAACTCTTTGAGTGGCTCAATTCCAGTTGAAGTTGGTAACCTGAACATTCTTGCGGAGTTAGACCTAGCAGAGAACAGACTTTCAGGTGAGATTCCTAGCAGCCTTGCTAGTTGTATTAGTTTAGAACGCCTGTATTTGGAAGGTAATGCATTTGAAGGAACAATTCCTTTATCTTTGAAGTCTTTAAGAGGTCTAGAAGAAATAGATCTTTCGCGCAACAACCTGTCTGGGCAAATTCCCGAGTTTCTCAGCAAGATTTTATTTCTCAAGCATCTGAATCTTTCTCATAATGATTTTGATGGTGAAGTGTCACAAGCAGGCATATTTGGAAATGCAAGTGC CTTTTCTGTAGTTGGAAACAATAAGCTCTGTGGTGGTGTCCAGGATTTACATTTACCCACATGCACCAGAAAAAGTCCTGGAAGACGTCTTGCCCCCAAGGTGGTGATCCCAGTAACTGGTGCAGTCATATTTGTTGTTCTTCTTCTCTGTTCCTATGCTTCATATCATCGAGTAAGAAACTCGGGGAATCAATCCAATGCATCATTCTCGAAGGAATGGCAATTATGTATGTCTTACTCAGATATTGTAAAAGCAACTGATGGCTTCTCTGAAGAAAATTTGATTGGTTCAGGTAGTTTTGGTTCGGTATATAAAGGAACTATATCCAGAGACGAAACAGTTGTTGCGATTAAGGTATTAAACCTTCAACAGCAAGGAGCATCTAGGAGTTTCATTGATGAATGCAATGCTTTGAGAAGTGTGCGACACCGCAACCTCCTCAAGATCATAACCGCTTGCTCTACTGTTGATCATCAAGGAAATGACTTCAAAGCTCTTGTATTTGAGTTTATGCCTAATGGAAATCTAGATCAGTGGCTGCATCCTGGAGGTAATGACCAGTACCAAAGCATGAGATTGAGCCTTATCCAGAGACTGAATATAGCCATCGATATTGCTTCTGCTTTGGATTATCTTCATCACCATTGTGTCACACCCATTGTTCATTGCGATCTAAAGCCAAGCAATGTACTCCTTGATGAAAATATTACTGCACATGTTGGTGACTTTGGACTGGCAAGGTTCATCTTTGATTCatcaagtaatgcctccaggAGTCAGACTATGTCAGTCAGGCTAAAGGGTTCCATGGGGTACATTCCTCCAG AATATGGCATGGGTGGCCAAGTTTCCATACATGGAGATACCTACAGTTATGGAATTCTGTTACTGGAGATGCTTACAGGCAAAAGACCAACTGATGACAGCTTTGAAGATGATCTCGGAATTTGTGAGTTCGTTGACAGGGCTTTGCCTGGACATGTCATGGACATCGTTGACAGATCAATGctttttgaagaagaaaatgttcACAAGAAGGTCAGAGGAAACAGAGAAGATTATGTAGAAGAGAGGGCATTAATTAAAAACCAGGATTCTCATGTAAGTTCCATAAGGAGAAGAGAAGAATGTTTGGTTTCAATGATGAAAATCGGACTCTCCTGTGCTGCAACATTGCCAAGTGAGCGGATGACTATGACTGTTGTTGTGAACAACTTGCTTGATATCAAAGCCGCGTTAGTTGAAATATCTGGTTTTTGA
- the LOC108661898 gene encoding LRR receptor-like serine/threonine-protein kinase EFR, with protein sequence MALGDFTFVDEFMFGICNDTYFANESDRLALLDFKNRVTQDPLHVMASWNNFVHFCSWVGITCSPSNGRVVILNLEGQKLVGSIPPSIGNLTFLTGINLVNNTFRGEIPQEIGRLLRLQHLNLTYNSFGGKTPSNLTHCVELATIRLGYNGLIGRIPDQLASLSKLKILELGANNLTGTIRTWIGNLSSLYALSLGLNNLQGTIPDELGRLSSLGFFQLYGNYLSGIVPPSIYNISSIYYFSVTQNQLQGHLPLDVGITLPNLEIFAGGVNNFTGTIPVSLSNASRLRIIDFAENGLTGTKPGNLENLEDLIRLNFEDNKLETGKIGDLSFFDFLTNISALEVLGLSGNRFGGELPNSIANLSDKLKIFTIGRNLIHGSIPVGIGNLVNLYLLGIEGNQLGGTCLMLLGSFKT encoded by the exons ATGGCATTAG GGGATTTTACTTTTGTGGATGAGTTCATGTTCGGAATCTGCAATGATACCTACTTTGCAAATGAATCTGATCGATTAGCTTTGCTTGATTTCAAAAATCGGGTAACTCAAGATCCTCTACATGTCATGGCCTCATGGAAcaattttgttcatttttgcAGCTGGGTTGGCATCACATGCAGCCCATCGAATGGAAGAGTGGTAATTCTGAACCTGGAGGGTCAAAAGTTAGTTGGCTCCATACCACCTTCCATAGGAAATCTTACATTCCTCACTGGAATCAACCTGGTGAACAACACCTTCCGTGGTGAAATTCCTCAAGAAATTGGTCGTCTGTTGCGCCTGCAGCATCTCAATTTGACATACAATTCCTTTGGCGGGAAAACTCCTTCTAATCTAACTCATTGTGTAGAACTTGCAACAATTCGTCTTGGCTACAATGGGTTAATTGGGCGAATTCCAGACCAACTTGCTTCATTATCAAAGTTAAAAATTCTGGAACTAGGAGCTAACAACCTTACAGGAACCATCCGAACTTGGATAGGTAacctttcttctctttatgCTCTTTCCCTAGGACTGAACAATTTACAAGGAACCATACCTGATGAACTTGGCCGGCTATCAAGCTTGGgattttttcaactttatggAAATTATCTGTCTGGTATTGTTCCTCCTTCAATTTACAATATTTCCTCTATATACTACTTTTCTGTCACTCAAAACCAGTTGCAGGGACATCTACCGCTAGATGTTGGCATCACTCTGCCTAATCTAGAAATATTTGCTGGTGGTGTCAACAATTTTACAGGAACCATCCCTGTATCATTGTCAAATGCTTCTAGACTTCGGATAATTGACTTTGCAGAAAACGGTCTTACTGGGACCAAACCTGGAAATCTTGAAAATCTTGAAGATTTGATTAGACTAAATTTTGAAGATAACAAACTTGAAACTGGGAAAATTGGTGACCTAAGCTTTTTCGATTTCTTGACTAATATTTCTGCTCTAGAAGTATTAGGTCTTTCTGGAAATCGTTTTGGAGGAGAACTGCCTAACTCCATAGCCAACCTTTCAGACAAGCTGAAAATTTTTACCATAGGAAGGAATCTGATTCATGGAAGCATTCCTGTTGGGATTGGAAACCTTGTTAATTTGTACCTTCTAGGAATTGAAGGCAACCAATTAGGTGGTACTTGCCTGATGCTCTTGGGAAGCTTCAAAACTTAG